The Sediminispirochaeta smaragdinae DSM 11293 genome has a segment encoding these proteins:
- a CDS encoding sodium ion-translocating decarboxylase subunit beta, giving the protein MNLGSALHNLWISTGLVNFEVGQVIMILVGCLLIYLAISKKFEPLLLLPIGFGGILANIPLAGIAEHTGFIGMIYGVGIDTGIFPLLIFMGVGAMTDFGPLLANPKTALLGAAAQFGIFTTLLGALALGTLPMFDFNLADAAAIGIIGGADGPTSIFLASQLSPRLLGAIAVAAYSYMALVPIIQPPIMKLLTTKEERSIKMEQLRPVSKKEKIIFPIAVLGICIILLPSATPLIGMLMFGNLLKESMVTDRLSNAAQNELMNIVTILLGLTVGSKLQADKFLNFETLGILILGLIAFSIGTATGVLLAKLMNKLSKKHPINPLIGAAGVSAVPMAARVANKVGKEANPQNYLLMHAMGPNVAGVIGSAVAAGVLLSIVPVMMGG; this is encoded by the coding sequence ATGAATTTAGGAAGTGCTTTGCACAATCTATGGATATCCACGGGGCTCGTAAATTTTGAAGTCGGCCAAGTTATCATGATCCTGGTCGGCTGCCTGCTTATCTATCTGGCCATCAGCAAGAAATTCGAACCCCTTCTATTATTGCCGATCGGCTTCGGCGGCATACTTGCCAATATTCCCCTTGCAGGGATCGCCGAGCATACCGGATTTATCGGTATGATATACGGTGTCGGTATCGATACCGGTATTTTCCCTCTGCTCATTTTTATGGGCGTCGGAGCAATGACCGATTTCGGCCCGCTGCTTGCAAACCCGAAGACGGCCCTGCTCGGAGCGGCCGCGCAGTTTGGAATTTTCACCACCCTGCTCGGTGCACTGGCATTGGGGACCCTTCCAATGTTCGACTTTAACCTTGCCGATGCAGCGGCAATCGGAATCATCGGTGGTGCCGATGGACCAACCTCCATTTTTCTCGCAAGCCAGTTATCGCCGCGATTATTGGGGGCCATTGCCGTAGCGGCCTACAGCTATATGGCCCTGGTGCCGATCATACAGCCGCCCATCATGAAACTGCTCACGACCAAGGAAGAGCGATCCATCAAGATGGAGCAACTCAGGCCGGTATCCAAGAAGGAAAAAATTATTTTTCCCATTGCCGTCCTCGGTATCTGTATCATTCTTTTGCCCAGCGCCACACCACTTATTGGTATGTTGATGTTCGGTAACCTGCTCAAGGAGTCTATGGTCACCGACCGGCTCTCCAATGCTGCGCAGAACGAACTGATGAACATTGTCACCATCTTGCTGGGACTTACCGTAGGTTCGAAACTTCAGGCCGATAAGTTCCTCAATTTCGAAACGCTCGGGATTCTCATCTTGGGACTTATTGCCTTTTCTATCGGTACCGCTACAGGTGTGCTGCTTGCAAAGTTGATGAACAAGCTCAGCAAAAAGCATCCGATCAATCCCCTTATTGGTGCCGCAGGTGTATCTGCAGTGCCAATGGCCGCCAGAGTTGCCAACAAGGTAGGAAAAGAAGCAAATCCTCAGAACTACCTTTTGATGCACGCCATGGGGCCAAACGTTGCAGGTGTTATCGGATCCGCCGTTGCGGCCGGTGTCCTGCTTTCCATTGTCCCTGTGATGATGGGTGGCTGA
- a CDS encoding acyl-[acyl-carrier-protein] thioesterase — protein sequence MQKLSETPKILPLCTSQIIVPYYDVGFDFELTPAAVLHYAENAAAGHCAAIGKPIPMLMKEGFIWMLARGQMEMRRYPRYGETITIKTWLSERSAVHAWREYHIIDSAGTLIGCCRGDWVFIDIKKRRPCRIIDAFIQGWPVNQVKALERPMSKHPQQHDEFKFELEFMVRRGDIDTNRHVNNVRYLEWATEAIPQQWYESKKLTYIEGNFMQETGYGRTVVSAVTPYNNGFIHVVSDKEAGIALANAISEWNAR from the coding sequence GTGCAAAAACTTTCTGAAACCCCCAAAATTCTTCCCTTATGTACCAGCCAGATAATCGTTCCCTACTATGATGTAGGCTTCGACTTCGAGCTTACTCCGGCTGCCGTTCTTCACTATGCAGAGAATGCGGCGGCGGGTCATTGTGCCGCCATCGGAAAGCCGATCCCCATGCTGATGAAAGAAGGGTTCATCTGGATGCTGGCCAGGGGGCAGATGGAAATGCGCCGGTACCCCCGTTATGGCGAAACCATCACGATAAAAACGTGGCTCAGTGAGCGGTCGGCGGTTCATGCTTGGCGTGAATATCACATTATCGATTCTGCAGGAACCCTTATCGGATGCTGTCGAGGAGATTGGGTCTTCATCGATATAAAAAAGCGACGCCCCTGCCGAATCATCGATGCTTTCATCCAAGGTTGGCCCGTGAATCAGGTAAAGGCATTGGAACGACCGATGAGCAAACATCCCCAGCAACATGACGAATTTAAATTCGAATTGGAGTTTATGGTCCGCAGGGGAGACATCGATACAAATCGGCATGTAAATAACGTGCGCTATCTGGAGTGGGCCACGGAAGCCATACCTCAGCAGTGGTATGAATCGAAAAAGCTTACATATATCGAAGGCAACTTCATGCAAGAAACAGGCTATGGTCGTACCGTAGTTTCAGCAGTCACCCCGTATAACAACGGCTTCATCCATGTAGTATCCGATAAGGAGGCCGGGATAGCGCTTGCAAACGCAATAAGCGAATGGAACGCCCGCTAA
- a CDS encoding 2-hydroxyacid dehydrogenase: MKKKLRVAFFDTKPYDRHFFDLANTGETSYEITYIPERLSRRTAHLVEGFDAVCAFVNDDLSKPVLDHLVEAKVPVVALRSAGYNNVDLQAAWERIHILRVPAYSPYAVAEHAVAMMLSLNRKLHRAYYRTRDNNFSINGFLGFDMNGKTAGVIGTGKIGRTLLSILKGFGMRIIAYDAFPNEKAAEEIGFSYHTLEELYAESDIISLHCPLTPDTHHLINHEAISRMKPSVMIINTSRGQLVDTDALLDGLREKRIGSAGLDVYEEEGEYFFEDLSNEALDDDRLARLLTLPNVLVTSHQAFFTEEALRKIASTTLSNLDAWFAGEALENEICYRCNEPECRKEKAGRCF, translated from the coding sequence ATGAAAAAGAAGCTTCGCGTTGCCTTTTTTGATACAAAGCCCTATGATCGGCATTTTTTTGACCTGGCGAACACAGGAGAAACCTCGTATGAGATCACCTACATACCGGAAAGGCTTTCCCGAAGAACAGCTCATCTTGTAGAAGGGTTTGATGCCGTCTGCGCTTTTGTGAACGACGACCTTTCAAAGCCTGTTCTTGATCATCTTGTCGAAGCCAAGGTGCCGGTGGTAGCTCTACGAAGTGCAGGCTACAATAATGTCGATCTCCAGGCCGCCTGGGAAAGGATACACATCCTTCGCGTCCCTGCCTATTCACCTTATGCCGTTGCCGAACATGCCGTTGCCATGATGCTTAGTCTCAATAGAAAGCTCCACAGGGCCTACTATCGAACCCGTGACAACAATTTCTCCATCAACGGCTTCCTTGGATTCGATATGAACGGGAAGACGGCAGGTGTTATCGGGACGGGAAAAATAGGGCGAACCTTACTATCAATTCTCAAGGGTTTCGGTATGCGGATTATCGCCTATGATGCCTTTCCGAATGAAAAAGCCGCCGAGGAGATCGGTTTTAGCTATCATACTCTCGAAGAGTTGTATGCAGAGAGCGATATCATCAGCCTCCATTGTCCCCTGACACCGGATACACACCACCTGATCAACCACGAGGCAATCTCCAGGATGAAACCCTCGGTGATGATTATCAACACCAGCCGCGGCCAGTTGGTAGATACCGACGCCCTTCTCGACGGGCTGAGGGAGAAGCGGATAGGATCCGCCGGACTCGATGTCTACGAAGAAGAGGGTGAATACTTTTTCGAAGATCTCTCAAACGAGGCCCTCGACGACGATCGTCTTGCTCGACTGCTTACGCTTCCCAACGTATTGGTTACCAGCCATCAGGCCTTTTTTACGGAAGAGGCACTCAGGAAGATTGCCTCCACCACCCTATCCAACCTGGATGCATGGTTTGCCGGAGAAGCACTTGAAAACGAAATTTGCTATCGCTGTAATGAACCGGAATGCCGAAAAGAGAAGGCAGGTCGCTGTTTTTAA
- a CDS encoding phosphoenolpyruvate carboxykinase (GTP) has product MNPKYDDLLKSKMSAESYAKLTALKNQKVYDFVGEFAEHCDPASIFVCDDSEKDNQYIRDQALAKGEEHSMALSKQTIHWDGYGDQARDKVNTRYMVYPENLEKMKTLNSVAYDEGYKEIMGIAKDNMKGKDAVVKFFAEGPTGSVFTIPCVQFTDSWYVAHSESILYRTAYEHFLNMKESEKGDFFRFIHSAGKLDDRGCSVNLDERRIYMDTQNNIVYSMNDQYAGNSVGLKKHAMRLAINKSGKEGWLCEHMFVMACVNKEKNRKTYFTGAYPSACGKTSTAMIPGEQIVGDDIAYFRNINGEFRAVNVEFGMFGIIKDVNAKDDPVIYENLMKDQEVIFSNILLGKDKKPYWLGQGVDAPDEGLNHFGEWKKGVKDAKGNEVGVAHGNARYTMRLDYLDNIDEKGFNAKDGVKVEGILYGGRDSDTTVPVEESPNWKDGILLKAATLESETTSATLGAEGVRKPSPMANMDFVSYPLGEYTINNIKFGESVKNCPKVFSTNYFMRGPKGEFMTSKLAKKVWLHWAEGRIHGEYETYDTPTGKIPLYKDVKELFKKYLDEDFSEADYTYLFTFRCSKWVQKLERTKAFYEKMDANTPKEIYDYWDAAIAKINAAKEKYGDEIKPGDYKG; this is encoded by the coding sequence ATGAATCCAAAATATGACGATCTGCTGAAAAGCAAGATGAGCGCCGAAAGCTATGCTAAGCTTACTGCGCTCAAGAATCAAAAGGTGTACGATTTTGTCGGCGAATTTGCCGAACATTGCGATCCCGCCTCTATTTTCGTCTGTGACGACAGCGAAAAAGATAATCAGTACATTCGTGATCAGGCTCTGGCAAAGGGAGAAGAGCATTCCATGGCCCTCTCCAAGCAGACCATCCACTGGGACGGCTACGGTGATCAGGCCCGGGACAAGGTTAATACCCGTTACATGGTCTATCCTGAAAACCTCGAAAAGATGAAAACCCTCAACTCTGTTGCCTATGATGAAGGCTATAAGGAGATCATGGGCATTGCAAAAGACAACATGAAGGGAAAGGATGCGGTGGTTAAGTTTTTTGCCGAAGGACCTACCGGCAGCGTTTTTACCATCCCCTGTGTCCAGTTTACCGACAGCTGGTACGTTGCTCATTCAGAATCAATACTCTATCGCACCGCTTATGAGCATTTTCTCAACATGAAAGAGAGTGAGAAAGGCGACTTTTTCCGGTTTATTCATTCCGCCGGAAAGCTCGATGACCGGGGATGTTCGGTAAATCTTGACGAACGTCGGATCTACATGGACACCCAGAATAACATCGTCTACTCGATGAATGACCAGTATGCCGGAAACTCCGTCGGGCTGAAGAAACACGCCATGCGTCTTGCCATCAATAAATCAGGAAAGGAAGGTTGGCTGTGTGAACACATGTTCGTCATGGCGTGTGTAAACAAAGAGAAGAACAGAAAGACCTATTTTACCGGTGCCTATCCTTCTGCCTGTGGAAAGACCTCTACGGCCATGATTCCCGGCGAGCAGATTGTCGGTGACGATATTGCCTATTTCCGCAACATCAATGGTGAATTCCGGGCCGTAAACGTTGAGTTCGGTATGTTCGGTATCATCAAGGATGTAAACGCCAAAGACGATCCTGTTATCTACGAAAATCTGATGAAGGACCAGGAAGTTATTTTCTCCAACATTCTGCTTGGTAAAGACAAGAAACCCTACTGGCTCGGCCAGGGTGTCGATGCTCCCGACGAGGGACTTAACCATTTCGGTGAATGGAAGAAGGGTGTAAAGGATGCAAAAGGGAACGAGGTCGGTGTCGCACATGGTAACGCCCGTTACACCATGCGCCTTGATTACCTCGACAATATCGACGAGAAGGGTTTCAATGCCAAGGATGGCGTAAAGGTCGAAGGCATCCTGTACGGAGGCCGCGACAGCGACACCACTGTTCCTGTCGAAGAGTCCCCCAACTGGAAAGACGGTATTCTTCTGAAGGCCGCCACCCTGGAATCTGAAACCACTTCCGCAACCCTTGGTGCCGAGGGGGTTCGAAAGCCTTCTCCCATGGCGAATATGGACTTTGTTTCCTATCCTCTGGGCGAATACACCATCAACAATATCAAGTTCGGTGAATCTGTGAAGAACTGTCCCAAGGTGTTCAGCACCAACTACTTCATGAGAGGCCCCAAGGGTGAATTCATGACCAGTAAGCTTGCCAAAAAGGTGTGGCTCCACTGGGCCGAAGGACGAATCCACGGAGAATACGAGACCTACGATACTCCTACCGGAAAGATCCCTCTGTACAAGGATGTGAAAGAACTTTTCAAGAAGTACCTGGATGAGGACTTCTCCGAGGCCGATTACACCTATCTCTTTACCTTTCGCTGTAGCAAATGGGTACAGAAGCTTGAACGGACCAAGGCCTTCTATGAAAAGATGGATGCCAATACTCCCAAAGAGATCTATGACTACTGGGATGCGGCCATTGCCAAGATCAATGCGGCAAAAGAGAAGTACGGCGACGAAATCAAGCCGGGAGACTACAAGGGTTAA
- a CDS encoding NAD(P)-dependent oxidoreductase: MTLLVWLTSKETECWNLSCNQEIRIQEALPQWKIIVVRDADAFVSALPRADAIASWLFRQEWFALAPSLQLLKTPAAGLDYFEISPPRHIIFEGSRFHGLLMAETAIGYLLAHARGICRAERNMSKESAQEKSWPRWELAGKMRTVKGSRLTILGFGSIGSEVGRRASLLGCEVTGIKQKPTSHLPVWFGPEDRLFPTEKEPLASLFLRILPSTDHLLIVLPGNRKTDAIIGKKELSLLPDNAGIYNIGRGNAIEESALIDHLAEHPAAEAFLDVFEQEPLPAASPLRACTNAYLMPHLSAAAPEYLDLFIDELASRCLALVH, encoded by the coding sequence ATGACGTTATTAGTATGGCTTACAAGTAAGGAAACCGAATGCTGGAACCTTTCGTGCAATCAGGAAATACGGATACAGGAAGCCTTACCCCAATGGAAGATCATAGTTGTTCGTGATGCAGACGCCTTCGTTTCTGCATTGCCAAGGGCCGATGCAATAGCATCATGGCTTTTTCGCCAGGAGTGGTTTGCTCTCGCTCCGTCGCTTCAACTGCTGAAAACTCCGGCCGCCGGGCTTGATTATTTTGAGATCTCCCCACCTCGACATATAATCTTCGAAGGAAGCAGATTCCATGGTCTTCTGATGGCGGAGACGGCAATAGGCTATCTCCTGGCTCATGCCAGAGGAATTTGCAGAGCCGAGCGGAACATGAGCAAGGAGTCCGCACAAGAAAAAAGCTGGCCCCGCTGGGAACTTGCCGGCAAGATGCGGACCGTGAAAGGGAGCAGGCTGACGATTCTCGGCTTCGGATCCATTGGCAGCGAAGTAGGTCGTAGAGCCAGCCTCCTCGGCTGTGAGGTCACCGGTATCAAACAAAAACCGACATCGCATCTGCCAGTATGGTTTGGTCCGGAGGATCGGCTTTTCCCAACAGAAAAGGAGCCTTTGGCCTCGCTTTTTCTGCGAATTCTCCCCAGCACCGACCACCTGCTCATCGTTTTGCCGGGAAATAGGAAGACCGATGCGATCATCGGCAAGAAAGAACTTTCCCTTCTGCCTGATAACGCCGGAATATATAACATCGGCAGGGGAAACGCCATAGAAGAATCGGCATTGATAGACCATTTAGCAGAGCACCCCGCAGCAGAGGCCTTCCTCGATGTATTTGAACAGGAACCACTGCCTGCAGCATCTCCGCTAAGGGCCTGCACCAATGCCTATCTCATGCCCCACCTCTCGGCCGCGGCGCCTGAATATCTGGATCTCTTTATCGACGAGCTGGCTTCAAGGTGCCTTGCCCTTGTTCATTGA
- a CDS encoding cyclic nucleotide-binding domain-containing protein, protein MGLIALVNSDKAVLGKVREAFRHGGKNIGYSVRVIAAEHRVQESLNYDLPELVMMNCGDPVIRLSAIADQVRKDSWLHSFGIIGLYDSSKQDEKALAEELRDLNLLVMLDYSRIRSHLLKCVSIIIENWQLIFQREVSNRLVENMSGSFLIENDTLAVPIYASIPVTNLVQMGFLHSEDKMGLQLALSELIVNAIEHGNCGITYEEKSAGMAHGLSVVDLVMEKCTDPEIDKKRVRFTWESDKKKTKFVIRDEGLGFDVSSMRRKTASQDPYAFHGRGIKMAELFCSELSYNGKGNEVSFTVYHSEGGGRQTPEGFSGEEVICPGKGAQIFSEGEQGDFLYYISSGHFSVYHKGHQVGSLTPADIFMGEMSFLLNNRRSATVIADEDAKLVKISRKSFVEVMKHYPHYGIFLSKLLARKLARSNEERTALA, encoded by the coding sequence ATGGGACTCATTGCATTGGTGAACTCCGACAAAGCGGTGCTGGGAAAGGTTCGAGAGGCATTTCGCCACGGTGGAAAAAATATTGGATACTCGGTTCGTGTGATTGCCGCCGAGCATAGGGTGCAGGAGTCTTTGAACTATGACTTACCGGAGCTTGTGATGATGAATTGCGGGGATCCGGTTATTCGTTTATCCGCCATTGCAGATCAAGTCAGGAAAGACTCCTGGCTCCACAGCTTCGGCATTATCGGACTTTACGATTCCTCAAAGCAGGATGAAAAGGCCCTTGCCGAAGAACTTCGGGACCTTAATCTTCTAGTGATGCTTGATTACAGCAGAATCAGGAGCCATCTCTTAAAATGTGTCTCCATTATCATTGAGAATTGGCAACTCATTTTCCAGAGAGAGGTATCCAATCGCCTCGTTGAGAATATGAGCGGTTCTTTCCTTATTGAAAACGATACCCTGGCGGTTCCTATCTATGCGAGCATTCCCGTTACCAACCTGGTTCAGATGGGGTTTTTACATTCCGAGGATAAGATGGGATTACAGCTTGCCCTTTCCGAACTGATTGTCAACGCCATTGAGCATGGCAACTGCGGTATTACCTATGAAGAGAAAAGCGCGGGAATGGCGCATGGCTTGAGCGTGGTCGACCTGGTAATGGAAAAATGTACTGATCCGGAGATCGACAAAAAGCGGGTACGCTTTACCTGGGAAAGCGACAAGAAAAAGACGAAGTTTGTAATCCGGGATGAGGGGCTGGGCTTCGATGTTTCCTCGATGCGTCGGAAGACTGCATCTCAGGACCCCTATGCTTTTCACGGTCGTGGAATAAAGATGGCGGAGTTATTTTGCAGCGAACTTTCCTATAATGGCAAAGGAAACGAGGTGAGCTTTACGGTCTACCATTCGGAGGGGGGCGGCCGTCAGACCCCGGAGGGGTTCTCGGGAGAAGAGGTTATCTGTCCCGGTAAGGGGGCTCAAATATTCAGCGAGGGAGAACAGGGGGATTTCCTTTATTACATCTCCAGCGGCCATTTTTCCGTCTATCACAAGGGACATCAGGTAGGAAGCCTGACTCCAGCGGATATATTCATGGGAGAAATGAGCTTTTTGTTAAATAATCGACGGAGTGCAACCGTCATTGCCGATGAGGATGCCAAGCTGGTAAAGATCAGCCGAAAGTCTTTTGTTGAGGTAATGAAACACTATCCCCATTACGGCATTTTTCTTTCAAAACTACTTGCCAGGAAGCTTGCCCGTTCGAACGAAGAACGCACGGCCCTTGCCTGA
- the asd gene encoding aspartate-semialdehyde dehydrogenase yields the protein MDFTREKKIKTAVLGATGAVGQVFMWMLQDHPWFETCHITASSSRKGNLYGDEVHWVVPQEIPHSMMNLELNELDIDHMKKEGIEIVFSAMPADLASEWEPKLRDAGFFVFSNASAMRYQEDVPILIPEANLSQLSWIERQGYPSNGFVVTNANCSTTGLVVALAPLRKFGIKEVTVSTYQSVSGAGYPGLSAFDITDNVIPFIGGEEEKMVKELKKILEIDPRIFPFCVRVPVMFGHLESVWIEFETNPSPEDVLHAWDDFVLMDPSLPSSPKHPVTYLPQENFPQSKHAFYGNPKGMVVYTGRIKEERNRIGFMLMVNNVVKGAAGGSIQNAEAFVRRYYDA from the coding sequence ATGGATTTTACGCGCGAAAAGAAAATAAAAACGGCGGTGCTCGGGGCTACAGGTGCAGTGGGCCAAGTCTTTATGTGGATGCTTCAGGACCACCCTTGGTTTGAGACCTGCCACATCACAGCCTCCTCTTCCAGAAAGGGCAATCTATATGGAGACGAGGTGCATTGGGTTGTTCCCCAGGAAATCCCTCATTCGATGATGAACCTTGAACTCAACGAGCTGGATATCGACCACATGAAGAAAGAAGGTATTGAGATCGTTTTTTCCGCAATGCCCGCTGATCTCGCCTCCGAATGGGAGCCTAAGTTACGGGACGCCGGCTTTTTTGTTTTTTCCAATGCCAGTGCAATGCGTTACCAAGAGGACGTACCCATTCTTATCCCTGAGGCCAATCTATCGCAGCTTTCATGGATTGAACGACAAGGTTATCCTTCTAACGGCTTCGTCGTTACCAATGCCAATTGCAGCACCACGGGACTTGTCGTTGCCCTTGCTCCTCTTCGCAAATTTGGTATCAAAGAGGTTACCGTAAGTACCTATCAGTCGGTAAGCGGTGCCGGTTATCCGGGACTTTCCGCCTTTGATATTACCGATAACGTTATTCCCTTTATCGGCGGGGAAGAAGAGAAGATGGTGAAGGAGCTTAAGAAGATCCTTGAGATTGATCCCCGAATTTTTCCCTTTTGCGTTAGAGTCCCCGTGATGTTCGGGCATCTCGAGTCCGTGTGGATAGAATTCGAGACGAATCCGAGTCCTGAGGACGTTTTACACGCCTGGGATGATTTTGTCCTGATGGATCCCTCACTACCATCCTCTCCGAAGCATCCCGTCACCTACCTTCCCCAAGAGAACTTCCCCCAGTCAAAGCATGCCTTTTACGGCAATCCCAAGGGGATGGTTGTGTATACCGGACGGATTAAAGAGGAGAGGAACCGTATCGGTTTTATGTTGATGGTCAACAATGTGGTTAAAGGGGCAGCCGGCGGATCAATTCAGAATGCCGAAGCCTTTGTCAGACGCTATTACGATGCATAA
- a CDS encoding MlaD family protein, with protein sequence MSRLLKIGLFVAITGTVSIVYIMQTVEAIDADETKLIHAYMDDASGLLPESLVRLSGVNIGKVTKIVLEDGKAKVTMEVNAEVPIYQDARVVKKMDSILGNSIVSIVPGNMNTGIIPPNGVVRYVESSTAMNKAFESTQKVAEELEQLLAEFRTFMNNSGYSEMNDILVSAKSTVAVTGDLVQQNLLILRSAMTDIAAVAERLNAQSEAESDNISTILDHTARLTERLDTMLAENDRNLEQAVAEMRKSAETLTAVLESTRSIARKIDDGEGNLGKLVNDEELYHRIVGITENVEGFVDSTVGMNVELGLQGDYMVQASGMETRAELRLIPGEKPKEYWVGVTVPPGSDDYSDADVNISAELVRRYGPLAIRGGIIESSGGIGFDLRPLRQVELSTQMYRLGRDAGPVMDASGTFYPFFDPTSENPLRWLYMTAGVRDFVIQDDFDYHFGVGLRFFDNDLKGIIQYVPSP encoded by the coding sequence ATGTCGAGACTCCTGAAAATAGGGCTCTTTGTTGCTATCACCGGTACTGTTTCTATTGTCTACATCATGCAGACCGTGGAAGCGATTGATGCGGATGAGACAAAGTTGATTCATGCCTATATGGATGATGCCAGCGGCCTCTTACCCGAGAGCCTCGTCCGACTTTCCGGGGTAAACATCGGAAAGGTTACGAAGATCGTACTTGAAGACGGAAAAGCAAAGGTCACCATGGAGGTGAATGCCGAGGTTCCCATCTATCAGGATGCCCGGGTAGTGAAAAAGATGGACTCGATTCTCGGAAACTCGATCGTTTCCATTGTGCCTGGAAACATGAATACGGGAATAATTCCTCCCAATGGGGTCGTCCGGTATGTCGAGAGCTCCACGGCGATGAATAAGGCCTTTGAATCAACCCAGAAGGTGGCGGAGGAACTGGAGCAGCTCCTTGCGGAGTTTCGAACATTCATGAACAACTCAGGCTATTCGGAAATGAACGACATCCTTGTTTCTGCAAAGAGCACCGTGGCGGTCACGGGAGATCTTGTGCAGCAAAACCTTCTCATCCTTCGTTCGGCAATGACCGATATAGCTGCCGTTGCCGAACGTCTAAATGCCCAGAGCGAGGCGGAAAGCGACAATATTTCCACCATTCTCGACCATACTGCTCGTCTTACCGAGCGGCTGGATACGATGTTGGCTGAGAATGATAGGAATCTGGAGCAGGCCGTTGCAGAGATGAGAAAAAGTGCGGAAACCCTTACTGCAGTTTTGGAATCGACACGATCAATCGCCAGAAAGATCGACGACGGTGAGGGAAATCTCGGAAAATTGGTAAATGATGAAGAGCTCTATCATCGAATAGTCGGTATCACCGAGAATGTTGAAGGCTTTGTCGACTCAACGGTGGGGATGAATGTTGAGCTTGGCTTGCAGGGTGATTATATGGTGCAGGCCTCGGGAATGGAAACCCGTGCCGAACTCCGCCTTATCCCCGGAGAAAAGCCTAAAGAATATTGGGTCGGGGTTACCGTTCCACCGGGTAGCGATGATTATTCCGATGCCGACGTAAACATATCAGCAGAACTTGTTCGCCGGTATGGTCCCTTAGCCATTCGGGGGGGGATTATCGAAAGCAGCGGTGGGATTGGTTTTGATCTGCGGCCGCTTCGCCAGGTGGAACTGTCTACCCAGATGTACCGTTTGGGCAGGGATGCTGGTCCGGTAATGGACGCTTCGGGAACCTTCTACCCCTTCTTCGACCCCACAAGTGAGAATCCTCTTCGGTGGCTGTATATGACCGCAGGGGTGAGGGATTTTGTGATTCAGGATGACTTTGATTACCACTTCGGCGTAGGACTTCGCTTCTTTGATAATGATCTTAAAGGGATTATTCAGTACGTTCCTTCGCCCTAA
- a CDS encoding ABC transporter ATP-binding protein: protein MAKIIHISGLKKRFGANIVLDGIDLDFEAKKVTAIIGQSGTGKSVLLKTVNGILQADEGSIALDGKPMEAMEEKELLEARRRFGYLFQNAALFDSMTVEQNIAFPLREMLGIKDRKKIRERVREMLSWVDLEGIEKKFPAELSGGMRKRVGFARTLAPEPDILLFDEPTTGLDPVLSESINELISRVNRELGMTCIVISHDIAGMFAYADTIAFLADGKIAAKGKPGELARSNHPVLRKFLEYSFTNFDAYEDNQCRDS from the coding sequence ATGGCTAAAATTATTCATATTTCTGGCCTGAAAAAACGATTCGGAGCTAATATCGTCCTTGACGGTATTGATCTTGATTTTGAAGCAAAGAAAGTAACCGCCATTATAGGCCAGAGCGGGACCGGCAAAAGCGTTCTCTTGAAAACGGTCAACGGAATTCTTCAAGCTGATGAGGGTTCCATTGCACTTGACGGAAAACCTATGGAAGCGATGGAAGAAAAAGAGCTTTTAGAGGCCCGGCGGCGATTCGGTTATCTTTTTCAGAATGCTGCGCTTTTTGATTCCATGACCGTGGAACAGAATATAGCTTTTCCCTTGCGGGAGATGCTGGGAATAAAAGACCGAAAAAAAATCCGGGAGCGGGTACGGGAGATGCTTTCCTGGGTAGATCTTGAAGGGATTGAAAAAAAGTTTCCTGCCGAACTCTCCGGTGGTATGCGAAAACGCGTGGGTTTCGCCCGCACCTTGGCGCCCGAACCCGATATTCTTCTTTTTGACGAACCCACTACGGGGCTTGATCCGGTTTTGTCCGAAAGCATTAATGAGTTAATAAGCAGAGTTAACCGGGAGTTGGGGATGACCTGTATCGTTATCAGTCATGATATTGCCGGCATGTTCGCCTATGCCGATACCATTGCGTTTCTTGCCGATGGAAAGATTGCGGCTAAAGGAAAACCGGGAGAACTTGCACGATCGAATCACCCTGTTTTGCGTAAATTTCTCGAGTATTCCTTTACCAACTTTGACGCTTATGAGGACAACCAATGTCGAGACTCCTGA